The Vulpes vulpes isolate BD-2025 unplaced genomic scaffold, VulVul3 u000000682, whole genome shotgun sequence genome has a segment encoding these proteins:
- the LOC140597323 gene encoding rho GTPase-activating protein 20-like yields MKPLASLIQFLIENCLKIFGEDITSLLGENSKNCHYNEKAADSDQNTKESSAFTNSAFCHCAGTCQNNQCRAALSEKPGQLFGVSLTDIFHKDNFPFPILDFLENIEGSLLSSELYEKWLGVLDEMTEEEKINAAQRLLAQLPNVNVVVLRYLFGVLRNIEQESSPNQISAYDLSVCIAPSILCPPNCGSLELEENFIKKASLIQFLYENCLKILGEDITSLMGDNSKSCHYNEKAAGSLQLLST; encoded by the exons ATGAAACcattg gcttctctcatacagtttttgattgaaaattgtctgaagatatttggcgaagacatcacttctctcttgggagagaattcaaagaattgtcattacaatgagaaggctgcag attcagaccagaacaccaaggaaagcagtgctttcacgaactcggcattttgccactgtgctggcacttgccagaacaaccagtgcagagctgcactgtctgaaaaaccaggacagctctttggagtttccctcacggatatctttcataaggacaacttccccttcccaatactg gattttcttgaaaatatcgaaggaagtttactttcatcggaactctacgaaaaatggcttgGTGTTCTTGACGAAATGaccgaggaggagaaaataaatgcagcccagag gcttctagctcagctgccaaatgtgaatgttgttgtcttgcgataccttttcggagtgctacgcaacattgagcaagaatcctcacccaaccagatatcagcttatgatttatcagtgtgtatagccccaagcattctttgtccacctaattgtggcagcttggaattggaagagaacttcataaaaaag gcttctctgatacaatttttgtatgaaaattgtctgaagatattgggtgaagacatcacttctctcatgggagataattcaaagagttgtcattacaatgagaaggctgcag gtagcctgcagctcctgtcgacctaa